TGGTGCCGGGGGTGGAGCACCACTACGGGCCCGATCCGCAGACCGGCTGGGACGAGTGCTTCGTGGACTTCGCGGGCCGCAGTGTGGAGGCCTACACCGACCTCGGCTACGTCACCCCCGATCGCCCGCTGGTGCCGCTGAGCGGCACGGAGGGGGTGCGGCACGTGGTCGACGGGATCGTCCGGGCGGCCCGGCGCGGCGGGCCGCTGCTGGAGGTGGAGGCCGCAGCTGCCGTGCACGGACTGCTCGTGGCGCTGCGCTACGCCCGCGCCGAGGTGTCCCGGCACGGGGACGCGGTCATGGACGCCCTGGCCCGGGACGCGCTGCTGCCCATCTCGGTCGCCGAGCACGCGGCCCGGCTCGGGATACCGCTGCCCGAACTGCGCGGGGCCGTACGGCGCAGCACCGGGGAGGGGGTCAAGGAGTACCTCCTCGGGATCAGGCTGAGCCGGGCGAAGGAGCTCCTGGCCCGGACCGACCTGCCGGTCGCCGGGGTCGCCCGGCGGGTCGGTTACGAGGATCCGGCGTATTTCAGCAGGCTGTTCAGCCGCCGGGTGGGCATGGCTCCGGTCCGCTTCCGCGCCCAGCAGTCCGCACGAAGCCCGGCCAGCTGACGCAGTCCGACCGTGCGCCACCGCTGCCCGCGGTCTTCCAGCTGATCGGCTGCACGGCGCACTACGCGTCTCCCGAGCCAGCCCTCGGCCGGACGGCCGTCACGGTCGAGGACTCGACCGACACGCGGTACAAGGTCCCGACGTACCTCACCGAAGTGACCCTCTGGAAGCGGTAGCGGACGGAGGCCGGTAGCCGACGTTGAGTTCTGCGACCGAGGTCCACGGGTTGCCGGACACCTCGCTCGTGGCCTTGAGCCTCACGTAGCGCGCGGTGCGGGGCGTGAAGGTGACGTCCTGCCGGGCCGTCGTGTTCGGGAAGGTCCCGGCGGCGGCCGCCGTGCCCCAGGTGACCCCGTCCGCGGAGGTGAACACCTGGTAGTCGGCGATGCGGCCGTTGCTCTGGGTCTGCCGGGGCAGGCAGTGGAGGGCCGAGACGTCGTACGAGGCGCCGAGGTCCAGGGTGATCTCGTGCGGCATCGGCGCGGTGGCCGCGTACCACTGCGTGTGCCAGAGGGTGGAGGCGTCGCCGTCCAGGACGTTGGCGGCGGCGCCGTTCTCGCCGGCGGTCTCCTGGCTGTCGACGGCCTGTACGCTCATCTGCCCTTGCGGCACGAGGAGTTCACCGCCGCCCGCCGGCCCGAGGTCGTCCACCGTCAGGTCGTCGAGGACCAGGTCGGCCTCGTCGTGCGAGTCCTCCGGGGTCACCTTCCGTACGCCGATCCAGGCGTCGGCCCCGGCGGTGAAGGTGGTACCGAGGGCGGTGGGCGTACGGGCCTGGTCCAGCGCGGTGGCGGTCTCGGTGCTGCCGGAGCCGGTGATGAACCGGTAGTCCCCGCCGAAGCCGCTCTCGTAGCGGAAGGCGACCCTGTACGCGTGCCCCGGGGTCAGCCGCAGCGTCTGGGGCAGGGTGCGGTAGACGAGTCCGGTGCGCTCCTCGTGCGACTTGAGGGAGTTCTGCCCGCCGATCACGTCGTCGACGAGCTTCCCGCCCCAGCCGGCCTGCGTGTACGGGGCGTTGCGCTGGGCCAGGTGGGTGCGCGGGTCGGTGGCGGAGCCGCCTGCGCCGCCGAAGGCGAAGGGGCCCCAGCCGGCGTCGACGTTCTCGAAGTCCTCGGCGAAGGTGTGGCCGCCGAGCGGGGTGCGGGCGGAGCGGACCACGCGTACGTCGTCCAGGTGGACGGTGCCGGACCCGGCCGCGGCGGAGAGTTTCAGAGTGGCGGTGGACCGGCCTGCCGGGACGTCGAAGAACACCTTCATGCGCTGCATCCTGGTGCCGTTCTTCTCGCTCCCGCCCAGGTCGTTCGTCAGGGGCGAGGAGTCGGCGTACACGGAGGCCGCGCTGCCCCCTGCGGGGGTGACGCCGAGGGTGGCGGCCCGGCCGGTCGGGGTGGAGACCCAGACGGAGGCGGCGTAGGTGCCGGGCGTCAGGCCCGCGAGCTGCTGGGAGACGGCGGGGGCGGTCGCGGCGGCGAACGTGAGCTCGTTCTGGCCCTGGGCGTTGCGGGCGACGGCGGCCCCGGTCCCGGTGACGGTCCAGGCGTCGAGGTTGCCCGCGTAGAAGGAGGGGTCCTTGACCGGGGTGCCCTCGCCCCATTTCGGGTCGGCCTGGGCGGGCGCGCCGCCGTCGGTGACGACGTAGGCGGTCTTCGCGGTGGCGTTGATCGTGACCTGGCCGCCGGTGACGGGCAGGTCGCCGACCAACTGTCGCCCGGTGTCGGTCAGTTGGTACAGCCTGGGCGCGGACCAGCCTGCGGGCAGGGTCCAGGTCGTGGAGCCGCCCTTGTCGTTCCAGTGGTACAGCTTGCCGTCGCGCGGGAGCAAGTAACTCCCGCCGCTGAGCACGGTGCGTCCGCCGGTGGTGATCTTCCGGGTGTTGCCGGTGGTGGTGGCGGTGGCGCCGTTGGCGAGGGTGACCGAGTCGGCGGTCCACTTCACGATCGGGGATTCCTGGAGGTACTTGGTCGGCAGGTTGACGGCGAAGGTGGTGTTCAGGAACGCGGTGTAGTCCTTCTTGCCCTGCCAGCCCTCGTACGCGGTGAGTTCGGCGCCGCCGAGCAGCGGGTTCGCGGCGATCCAGTCGTCCTTCGTGTGATTGGCGATGAAGCGGGCGATGGTGGAGTTGATGCCCTTGAGGTCGCTGCCGCCGTAGTTGACGTCGGCCGCCCAGTGGTGCCAGAGGGACTGCTCGGTCAACGTGTTGGGGAACTCGGTGGCGAGCTGGAAGCCGAGTCCGCCGATCTCGCGCTGGAGCTTGCGCGATACGTACCCGTCCCCGTACCAGACGTCCACGTACAGGAAGTCGAGCCCGGGCACGGCCGCCTTCAGGTCCTGGAGCCGCTTCAGCCGCTCGCCGGACTGGCCGTCCTTCCGCGTGTCCACGGAGTACGACTGGTCGAGCCAGTCCCAGCCGAGTCCGCCGCTCTGGTGGGCCGGGTCGAAGGTCGCGGAGACCGGGTACTCCTCGGTGGCGTTGATGTGGACGCCGAAGTCGGCGTTGTAGGCGTGTCCGGCGGTGGTGAGGGTGTTCAGGTCGGCGGCGCCGCCCGGCTTGGAGCCGATGTTCTTGTAGTCCATGTGTGCGGAGTCGTGGCCCTCGGAGGCGTACCCCTTGAGGAGGACGAACTGGCCGAGGCCGTCTGTGGCGAGGCTGACGCGCTTGGTCTCGTCGAGGGTCTCGGTGAACGGGTGGGTGGCCTGGGAGGCGAAGTTGAAGGGGATGCGCTGCACGACCCGGTCGGCGGTCTGCTGCCATCCGGTGGGCGGGGTCCAGATGTCGCGGTAGGCGACGGCGGCGTCCTGCCAGTCGACGGCTCCGTCGCCGTTGCGGTCGCCGGTGATCGCGATCCGCGCGTACGGGAGCGGCTCGGTGTCGGTGTCGGCGGCGCCCGCGGCCCGGTAGAGCCAGGCTCCGCTCCACAGGCCGGCGCGGCGGTAGGCCCCCTTGTCGGTGACCCGCTTGCTGATCCGGCCGTTCTCGCGGGCGGTGCCGCCGGAGGGGGTGTCGTAGAGGGAGTTGGAGTCGATGGCCGCGGCCAGCTTGGCGGTGTTGGCGAGCCCGTACATGACCGTCGTCGCGGCGGGGTCCACGGGGGTACTCGAGGTGACGGGGGTGAAGGTGTCCCCGGTGCCGGTGGTGGCGGTGTGCATGGTCGCGGTGGCCAGCGCGGCGCCGGGCTGGTCGCTGCGGACGCTGACGAGGCTGTGGTCGGGGATGGCAAGGCTGCGGACGCGCAGGGCGGGGGTGTCCTCGATCGCGGTGACCTTGAACTCGACGACCGAACCGGTCACCGAGAGCCGGGATCTGATGGTCACCCCGGAGAAGGACAGCGCGTAGTCCACCGCGGACGCGGACGGGGTGGAGGTCACGGCGGGGGTGTACGCGGTCCCGTTCACGACGATCGCGGAGAGGGCGTCCTCGTTGCCGTTCAGCACGTCGCCGGTGGCCCGCCGGGTGTAGCCGACGACCCGGGGGAAACCGCTGTCCACGGCGACGGACAGCTCGGCCGAGCTGATCGTCACGGGTGCGGCGGCCGCCGCCGCGGCCGGCGCGGGCCCGGAGACGACCAGGGTGGCGAGGAGACCGGCGACCGCGGCTGCTGCGGTGGGCCGGAAGGGTGTACGCATCGGGCCTCCGGGAGTCGGCGCTTCCTTGGCGGAAGACCGCACGGCCCGGAGGCCAGCGGTCCGCTCACTGACCTGTCAGCTTGCGGACCGCACCGCCGCAGGCCCATGGACAAAGCAGAGCCCGGTCCTGGACTTACGTGGCGGATGAGGGATCAGGTGGAGGCGGGGGTGATCACGACGGCCGTCCCGTACGCACACACCTCGGTCCCGACGTCGGAGGCGTCGGTCACATCGAACCGCATCATCAGGACCGCGTTCGCGCCGCGGGCCTTCGCTGCCTCGATGAGCCGCTCCATGGCCTGGTTGCGGGTCTCCACCAGGGTCTTGGTCAGGCCCTTGAGTTCGCCGCCGATCATCGACTTCAGGCCTGCGCCGATCTGGCTGCCGAGGTGGCGGGAGCGGACGGTGAGGCCGAAGACCTCACCGATGACCTGCTCGACCCGGTAGCCGGGGACGTCGTTCGTCGTCACGACCAGGACGCCGGTCTGCTGGGCCCCCGGGCCGCCGCTGTAGTCATCGATACCCATGGCACCCACTGTGGCGGCGGGCCCGGGCCCGCGCATCCGGAGAGGGCCGTTCCGGCCGTCCGGAACCGGGGTCAGGGCAGGCGGGCGACGAGGCCGGACTCGTGGGCCAGGACCACGGCCTGGGCGCGGCCGGACACCCCGAGCTTGCTCATGCAGCGGTGCACGTGCGTCTTGACGGTGGCGGCGCTGGGGACGAGCCGCTCGGCGATGTCGGACTTGGACAGGCCAGCGAGGCCGGTCTGGACGGAGATCACCGAGACGTGGTGGGCGATGACGTCGTGCAGCTCGCGGGCGATCTGGATGCGCTCCTCCATGACGGCCCGCCGGGCCTTCTCCTCCTGTTCCCGGCGCAGTTGCCGGGTGAGCTCGCGCAGCCGCCGGGCGCCGTCGCCGGTCACCCAGCAGACGATGGTAGTGACGGTCACGAAGCCGACGCTGAGCGGGCCGATGCCATGTTCGGCGAGCCGGCTCCCCCAGAGCAGGACGAGCAGTGCGCCGACCGCACATCTGGCCGAAATTCGCCGCTCGCGGAGCGAGGCGACGGTGTACAGCGCGAGCGCGAGGCCGCACACGGCGACGGCCGGCAGCACGGCGCGGAGCCGGACCACCGCCGGATGCGCGGACGACTGCACGTCAACCCCCCTGAGTACACCCCCTGGTTGTACAGGGTGACCTCCCCACGGGGTAGGCGGATTTCACCCTGTGGAGGGGCGAGAGCGGCGGACCCCCGCGCGTAGATTTCCCCGAGCCGGACCGACCGGCACCGGCCCTGCTCCCCCGGGGGCCCCGCCGCGCGGCCGTGCCCCACGGGGGCGGGCACGGCCGTGCGTACGTCCGTACGGGTGGTGGCCGGCCCGCGGCCGACTGCCTACCATGGGCGGTCCCCTCAGGTGGAGGACAGCGCCCATGGAGTCGCCGCAGAATCCGTCGGGACACCCGCCCGCACGCCCGCAGACCCCCCTCGTCGACATGCACACCCCGAGCGTCGCCCGGATGTACGACTGGCTGCTGGGCGGGGTGGAGAACTACGCGAGCGACCGCGAGGCCTGTGCCCGGCTGCTGGAGATCGCCCCCAGCACCCAGCTCCTGGCCCGCAACAACCGGGCGTTCCTGCGGCGCGTCGTGCGCATCCTGGTCGAGGAGTACGGGATCCGGCAGTTCCTCGACCACGGCTCCGGTCTGCCCACCCAGGACAACGTGCACGAGGTGGCGCAGCGGGCCGATCCCGGCTGCAAGGTCGCGTACATCGACAACGACCCCATGGTCCTGGCGCACGCCCAGACCACACTGCACGAGGACGGCCGCACGCTCGTGCTGTCCAAGGACCTGCGGCTGACCCGGCAGATCCGGCAGGACACCGACCGCTTCCTGGACTGGGACCGGCCCATCGCGGCCCTGTTCGTGTCCGTGCTGCACTGCCTGCGGGACACGGACGACGAGAACGATCCCGCCGCGGTCGTACGGACCACCGCCGCGCAGCTGCCGCCGGGCAGTTTCATGGTGATCTGCCAGCTCGTCAGCGACGATCCGGTCGTACGCCGCGACGTGACGCGGCTCATGGACGTGACCACGCACGGCACCTGGGGCCGGGTGCGGGAGACCCACGAGGTGCGCCGGTACTTCGACGGGCTGGAGATCCTCGGGCCCGGGCTCGTCGACGTGGTCGACTGGCGGCCCGACACCGCGCCGCCGCCCGCAGGGAGCCGGCCGCGGGACTGGGTGGAGTGGGGCGGGGTCGGCCGCCTCTGAGAGGCGGCCGACCCCCCTGCCGGTGCCGGCCGCGTCCTAGTCGTCACCGCTGTCGCGGAACTGGCGCTTCGCCTCGAGGATCAGGCCGACGCTCTCGTCCTTGGAGGACGCCACGTTCCGCAGGTTGCTCAGGGCGTGGCGGTAGTCGTCGAGGGCCCGCGGCCGGGTCACGTAGTTCGCGCCGTTGATGTGCTCCACGTACGCCAGCTCGGCGTGCTCCCCGTCGCGGAACTTCAGGTGCGTGATCGGGTAGGGCGGTGTGGCCCCGTACTCACGGGTCATCCTGAGGATGCGGATGCTGACCTTGTCGGTGTCGCCGGCGCGCAGCAGGTGGTTCAGCTGCTCGTGCATCACGGCCGCGTTCCCGCAGCGGCGGTGCAGTACGCCTTCCTCGAGCAGGGCGGTCACCCGGGGCAGCGGGCTGTCCATCAGCCGCAGCTGCCGTTCGGTGCGCAGCTCGACGACCCGTTCGACCTCCTGCGGCTCGGCGCTGGGCATGACGGCCCGGACCATGTACCGGGCGTAGTCGCGGGTCTGGAGGATGCCGGGGACGACGAGGTTCTCGTAGACGCAGATCTCCTCGGCGTCGCCCTCCAGCTGGATGAGGCGTCTGAGGAAGTCGGGGGTGACGTCGCTGAACTGCTCGTACCACTCGGAGTCCTGCGCGTGCTCCAGGAGCCGTTCGATCGCCCACATCTCTTCGGCGTCGACGCCGTAGTGCCGGGCGAGATCGCGTACGTCGCGCGGCTTCGGCGGGCTCTCGCCGCGCTCCAGCCGGCTGATCTTCGACACCGATCCGCGGATGACCGGTGCGACCTGGCGCAGGGTCAGGCCGCGGGCCTCGCGGCACCTGCGCAGTTCCCGCCCCAGCAGGCGGTCGGCCGCCGCCCGGGCCGGATCGTTTCCCATCGGCAGGACGGGAGCGACGGGCTCGGGCAGCGGCTCAGGGAGGGCGGGCATCAGAACTCCCTATGACTGGGGCAATGGTCCGTCACAGCATGGGCCGCCTCCCCCTGCCCCTCAAGCCATGGCCCCGGCTTGGGGTGTCATCCGGTCAGGTGGTCGAATTCCGCATGTTTGACGCCGTCGATGAACGCCTCGATCTCGGCGGTCGTGAACACCAGGGCCGGACCGTCGGGGAAGCGCGAGTTCCGCAGCGCCACGGCGCCACCCGCCAGGGCGGCGACCTCCACGCAGTTGCCGTTGCCCACACTGGCCCTGCTCTTGACCCACACCGCGCCGGGAATCTCGCTCGCCACCACGCCGTTGTTCATCTGCATGATCGGACCCCTCCTCGTCGGACGCGCACGCCCGTGCGAACCCGTGTGGGACCGCACGGCGAGCGCTGACAGAAATGCTAGCCAGATGTAGGGGACACCGGAGTCCCTCGAACGGGTGCCTCGGCTGAGCGGCGTCCCGACGGCCCGACCCCCGCCCCGAGGGGAACTCATTGGGCATTTCGGGCTAAACGGCGGTGCGCCACCGGGCCGGTACGACCCGCCCTCGCCATAGTCGACCGTGGCGACCGACTGGTCGCCGCCCCGGCCCGCGGCACACCGCGGCCGGGCGGATGTCTTCGCAGAGGAGCCTGCACATGCAGAAGCCCACCAGGACCGTCCTCGCTCTCGCCGCCGGAAGCCTGGTGCTCGGCTTGGTCAGCGCGGGCGCCGCCGCCGCGGACGACGGCCCGAAGGCCCACACGCCGTCGGACGAGGCCGTCCTTCTTGAGCCGGAGAACGACCAGTCCGGCACCTACGACGACAAGAAGTACACCGTCGGCAAGATCATCTCGCGGGGCCCGCTGAAAGTCCGCAGCAAGCCGAACACCCGCGCCGACGTGGTGGGCCACGTGAAGCC
The Streptomyces sp. NBC_01296 DNA segment above includes these coding regions:
- a CDS encoding DUF397 domain-containing protein produces the protein MQMNNGVVASEIPGAVWVKSRASVGNGNCVEVAALAGGAVALRNSRFPDGPALVFTTAEIEAFIDGVKHAEFDHLTG
- a CDS encoding LuxR C-terminal-related transcriptional regulator, which gives rise to MQSSAHPAVVRLRAVLPAVAVCGLALALYTVASLRERRISARCAVGALLVLLWGSRLAEHGIGPLSVGFVTVTTIVCWVTGDGARRLRELTRQLRREQEEKARRAVMEERIQIARELHDVIAHHVSVISVQTGLAGLSKSDIAERLVPSAATVKTHVHRCMSKLGVSGRAQAVVLAHESGLVARLP
- a CDS encoding helix-turn-helix domain-containing protein; amino-acid sequence: MPALPEPLPEPVAPVLPMGNDPARAAADRLLGRELRRCREARGLTLRQVAPVIRGSVSKISRLERGESPPKPRDVRDLARHYGVDAEEMWAIERLLEHAQDSEWYEQFSDVTPDFLRRLIQLEGDAEEICVYENLVVPGILQTRDYARYMVRAVMPSAEPQEVERVVELRTERQLRLMDSPLPRVTALLEEGVLHRRCGNAAVMHEQLNHLLRAGDTDKVSIRILRMTREYGATPPYPITHLKFRDGEHAELAYVEHINGANYVTRPRALDDYRHALSNLRNVASSKDESVGLILEAKRQFRDSGDD
- a CDS encoding SAM-dependent methyltransferase, with the translated sequence MESPQNPSGHPPARPQTPLVDMHTPSVARMYDWLLGGVENYASDREACARLLEIAPSTQLLARNNRAFLRRVVRILVEEYGIRQFLDHGSGLPTQDNVHEVAQRADPGCKVAYIDNDPMVLAHAQTTLHEDGRTLVLSKDLRLTRQIRQDTDRFLDWDRPIAALFVSVLHCLRDTDDENDPAAVVRTTAAQLPPGSFMVICQLVSDDPVVRRDVTRLMDVTTHGTWGRVRETHEVRRYFDGLEILGPGLVDVVDWRPDTAPPPAGSRPRDWVEWGGVGRL
- a CDS encoding YbjQ family protein, translating into MGIDDYSGGPGAQQTGVLVVTTNDVPGYRVEQVIGEVFGLTVRSRHLGSQIGAGLKSMIGGELKGLTKTLVETRNQAMERLIEAAKARGANAVLMMRFDVTDASDVGTEVCAYGTAVVITPAST
- a CDS encoding endo-alpha-N-acetylgalactosaminidase family protein, producing MRTPFRPTAAAAVAGLLATLVVSGPAPAAAAAAAPVTISSAELSVAVDSGFPRVVGYTRRATGDVLNGNEDALSAIVVNGTAYTPAVTSTPSASAVDYALSFSGVTIRSRLSVTGSVVEFKVTAIEDTPALRVRSLAIPDHSLVSVRSDQPGAALATATMHTATTGTGDTFTPVTSSTPVDPAATTVMYGLANTAKLAAAIDSNSLYDTPSGGTARENGRISKRVTDKGAYRRAGLWSGAWLYRAAGAADTDTEPLPYARIAITGDRNGDGAVDWQDAAVAYRDIWTPPTGWQQTADRVVQRIPFNFASQATHPFTETLDETKRVSLATDGLGQFVLLKGYASEGHDSAHMDYKNIGSKPGGAADLNTLTTAGHAYNADFGVHINATEEYPVSATFDPAHQSGGLGWDWLDQSYSVDTRKDGQSGERLKRLQDLKAAVPGLDFLYVDVWYGDGYVSRKLQREIGGLGFQLATEFPNTLTEQSLWHHWAADVNYGGSDLKGINSTIARFIANHTKDDWIAANPLLGGAELTAYEGWQGKKDYTAFLNTTFAVNLPTKYLQESPIVKWTADSVTLANGATATTTGNTRKITTGGRTVLSGGSYLLPRDGKLYHWNDKGGSTTWTLPAGWSAPRLYQLTDTGRQLVGDLPVTGGQVTINATAKTAYVVTDGGAPAQADPKWGEGTPVKDPSFYAGNLDAWTVTGTGAAVARNAQGQNELTFAAATAPAVSQQLAGLTPGTYAASVWVSTPTGRAATLGVTPAGGSAASVYADSSPLTNDLGGSEKNGTRMQRMKVFFDVPAGRSTATLKLSAAAGSGTVHLDDVRVVRSARTPLGGHTFAEDFENVDAGWGPFAFGGAGGSATDPRTHLAQRNAPYTQAGWGGKLVDDVIGGQNSLKSHEERTGLVYRTLPQTLRLTPGHAYRVAFRYESGFGGDYRFITGSGSTETATALDQARTPTALGTTFTAGADAWIGVRKVTPEDSHDEADLVLDDLTVDDLGPAGGGELLVPQGQMSVQAVDSQETAGENGAAANVLDGDASTLWHTQWYAATAPMPHEITLDLGASYDVSALHCLPRQTQSNGRIADYQVFTSADGVTWGTAAAAGTFPNTTARQDVTFTPRTARYVRLKATSEVSGNPWTSVAELNVGYRPPSATASRGSLR
- a CDS encoding helix-turn-helix domain-containing protein; translation: MPTPAHPSVPSSSPPYSSWMRYFSPTANHRRLGLVCLGVGIQQGLLPVVGPRALDHHVAVVVTRGRGWFSHAGRPPQPVTAPALLWLVPGVEHHYGPDPQTGWDECFVDFAGRSVEAYTDLGYVTPDRPLVPLSGTEGVRHVVDGIVRAARRGGPLLEVEAAAAVHGLLVALRYARAEVSRHGDAVMDALARDALLPISVAEHAARLGIPLPELRGAVRRSTGEGVKEYLLGIRLSRAKELLARTDLPVAGVARRVGYEDPAYFSRLFSRRVGMAPVRFRAQQSARSPAS